The following is a genomic window from Tripterygium wilfordii isolate XIE 37 chromosome 19, ASM1340144v1, whole genome shotgun sequence.
ATTGCATCTCTCGAGCCGAATAGGCCACTGACAAAATCAAGCATGGACTCCAAGGAGGTTGCACATGTCCTGATCTCTCCCTCAAGAATAACACCATGTTCACAGTTAAAGAGAGTGTCTTCCATCACCATAGATTTCCGGGAACCTTGAGGGATTGAGAAGAGTGGAAGAATGTTTGGGAGCTCCGACGATGAGAAAGGGATCGAATCGGCCACCTCTCTGGGGAGGAAATGATGTGCAGATGACTTAGAAGGGTCAAGGAAATCGAATTTGGTTTTGATTATTCTCCCAACATGTATTTCATCAAATCTTATAAACAAACTACCATGACTCATGTGGGACGATGATGATGGATTCAATTGTATGTTCTGATGAGGGTCTCCATGAACCATTAATCCACACTGCAAAATGATAGAGTGAGGAGTTGTTGCGGAAacgaaaaataccaaaaacataataaactctgaaaaaacaagaaaaagaaaaaaaaactatgtaaGTAATAGGATTTACCTTGAAGAAAACTAGATATAGAAGAACAAACATCTTATGAGGAGCCATTCCTTGATCAGCTTTCCACTTCTCTCTGTTGATTCTTTCCGACTCCAGATTTGAAGAGGAAAACAAGCCACATTACATATAGGCAATTATCATACAGAAGGATatataatacaattttttttttgagagaataaaatttttatattaaatttaatctaatagtaaatataatttttattaagagtcattttaagaataatatataaatatttaaaacattataaatattgttaatttttttttatgaatatgagATCAAGAAATGttaagtaaaaaatattataaaatcagtttttattcattttattgtgGATCCATATTAATCTATCACACATCAATTGTAccattctcttttattttttaatttggtaAATGGATATTTGCAAAATATCTCGATAGTCCGTTACCATTTTGCCTATTTAAGAAGACGAACTGGAGATACATCTTCGCACCACAAATCTTTGCAATACAAAGAAGAATCAGAAAACATGAGATCCTTGTTTGCTTTCGTTGCTCTTTTGCTGCTTCTCTTGGTAtacttttcatatatatttctAATCTTTATTAGTAGCAGAAATGATATGCTAATGAAAGAAATAACTAATACTTTcatggtttcttgtgattttgtttgtaggtTCTGGGCACCGCCAATGCTGCAAGAACTGAACCTGGAGGGTACTGGAAGGCTGTAATGAAGGACCATTCCAAACGGGCACAATGTATATAATCTAGAAGTGATAAGAATATCAGTTATCTCAGTAACTGACTACCTCTTTAGTTCATTTACTAGATTTTATGAGCccttacacttacatcaatcaagggacaa
Proteins encoded in this region:
- the LOC119985887 gene encoding protein RAFTIN 1B-like, which produces MAPHKMFVLLYLVFFKCGLMVHGDPHQNIQLNPSSSSHMSHGSLFIRFDEIHVGRIIKTKFDFLDPSKSSAHHFLPREVADSIPFSSSELPNILPLFSIPQGSRKSMVMEDTLFNCEHGVILEGEIRTCATSLESMLDFVSGLFGSRDAIRVLTNTHEPTSRGTSDEYVTVEVEEIPVLKMIGCHLMPYPYTIYGCHHLSNTKTKVFRVSVEGNKGDQVKIPVVCHMNTSSWDPNHEAFQTLNFKPGTAPVCHMFPEGDLAWIQSSKSV